A single genomic interval of Saccharospirillum mangrovi harbors:
- the purM gene encoding phosphoribosylformylglycinamidine cyclo-ligase, whose translation MTDAPKSLSYKDAGVDIDAGNALVERIKDTVKSTRRPEVIGGLGGFGALTRIPSHYRKPVLVSGTDGVGTKLRLAMDLNRHDQIGIDLVAMCVNDLIVCGAEPLFFLDYYATGKLSVDIAARVVEGIGEGCRQANCALVGGETAEMPGMYHGDDYDLAGFCVGVAEEDNLIDGTGVRVGDAVIGLPSSGPHSNGYSLVRKVLEVSGADLQQSIGDQTLADALMAPTRIYVKPVLQLLAQHKVGAISHITGGGFYENLPRVLPDNLAIRLDTSRWQRPAVFDWLQQAGNISNREMARTFNCGIGLVLVVPADTAETALDILHAAGEQPMIIGQIETRKDAAVILDGPLA comes from the coding sequence ATGACGGACGCGCCCAAATCGCTCAGCTACAAAGACGCCGGTGTCGATATCGACGCTGGCAACGCCCTGGTCGAACGCATTAAAGACACGGTTAAATCCACTCGTCGACCGGAAGTCATTGGTGGCTTGGGCGGCTTCGGCGCGCTGACGCGCATCCCCAGCCATTACCGCAAACCGGTGCTGGTGTCTGGCACCGACGGCGTAGGCACCAAATTGCGGTTGGCGATGGACCTGAATCGACACGATCAGATCGGCATTGATCTGGTCGCCATGTGCGTCAACGACCTGATCGTCTGTGGCGCCGAGCCGCTGTTTTTCCTCGACTATTACGCCACCGGCAAGCTGTCGGTCGACATCGCCGCGCGCGTTGTTGAAGGCATTGGCGAAGGTTGCCGCCAGGCCAACTGCGCGTTGGTCGGTGGCGAAACCGCCGAAATGCCGGGCATGTATCACGGCGACGATTACGACCTCGCCGGCTTCTGCGTCGGTGTGGCCGAAGAAGACAACCTGATCGACGGCACCGGCGTGCGCGTCGGCGATGCCGTCATCGGCCTGCCGTCATCCGGCCCGCATTCCAACGGCTATTCACTGGTTCGCAAAGTCTTGGAAGTCAGCGGCGCTGACTTGCAGCAATCCATCGGCGACCAGACGTTGGCCGATGCGTTGATGGCCCCGACCCGCATCTACGTCAAACCGGTTCTGCAACTGCTGGCGCAACACAAAGTCGGTGCCATTTCCCACATCACCGGCGGCGGTTTTTATGAAAATCTGCCGCGCGTATTGCCAGACAATCTGGCCATCCGACTTGACACCAGCCGCTGGCAGCGCCCGGCCGTGTTCGACTGGCTGCAACAGGCCGGCAACATCAGCAACCGCGAAATGGCGCGCACCTTCAACTGCGGCATCGGTCTGGTGTTAGTGGTGCCTGCGGATACCGCTGAAACGGCGCTCGACATCCTGCACGCCGCCGGTGAACAGCCAATGATCATCGGTCAGATCGAAACGCGCAAAGACGCCGCTGTTATTCTGGACGGTCCGTTGGCGTGA
- the purN gene encoding phosphoribosylglycinamide formyltransferase, whose translation MTRLVVLISGGGSNLQTLLDGCHNGELPAEVVAVISNKADAFGLQRAKQAGVATAVIDHRDYADRAAFDAALADCIDEFEPDLVVLAGFMRILTAGFVERYLGRMLNIHPSLLPKYPGLHTHQRALDAGDHQAGATVHFVTPELDGGPAIAQAAVSIEPGDDASSLAKRVLAQEHTLYPSVVRWFAEGRLTLVNNQAVLDGAPLPMTGKLLDTQTP comes from the coding sequence GTGACCCGACTGGTCGTTCTCATCAGTGGCGGCGGCAGCAATCTGCAAACTCTGCTCGATGGCTGCCACAACGGTGAACTGCCGGCTGAGGTTGTCGCCGTTATTTCCAACAAGGCCGATGCCTTCGGCCTTCAGCGCGCCAAACAAGCGGGCGTGGCAACGGCAGTAATCGATCATCGCGACTACGCCGACCGCGCCGCGTTCGACGCAGCCCTGGCCGATTGCATTGATGAATTTGAGCCCGATCTGGTTGTGCTGGCGGGTTTTATGCGCATCCTCACCGCCGGTTTTGTCGAGCGTTATCTCGGCCGCATGCTGAATATTCATCCATCGCTGCTGCCAAAATACCCGGGCCTACACACCCACCAACGCGCGCTCGACGCCGGCGACCATCAGGCCGGCGCCACTGTGCATTTTGTCACCCCGGAACTCGATGGCGGCCCGGCAATCGCTCAGGCCGCCGTGTCTATTGAACCCGGTGACGACGCCAGTTCGCTGGCAAAACGGGTGTTGGCGCAGGAACATACACTCTATCCCAGCGTGGTCCGCTGGTTCGCCGAAGGCCGTTTGACCTTGGTCAACAACCAAGCGGTTCTGGACGGTGCGCCCCTTCCCATGACCGGAAAGCTACTGGATACTCAGACGCCATGA
- a CDS encoding 2-hydroxyacid dehydrogenase, translating to MKVAVFSSKAYDQQSLEAANKGRHQFNFLEPHLTPQTAALSHGYDAVCCFVNDSIDADTLAELKRQGIKLIALRCAGFNNVDLAEAQRLGIRVARVPEYSPFAVAEHAVALILGLNRNTHRAFNRVRENDYSLHGLLGFDLHGKTVGVIGTGKIGAAFVRIVAGFGCRVICSDPYVNKEVEQAGARYVSLEEIWAQSDIISLHCPLMPATRHLINADTLAQMKQGVMIINTSRGGLIETKDVIDALKSGQVGYLGLDVYEEEADLFFEDNSDAILRDDTFARLLTFRNVLVTGHQAFFTQEALAAIADVTLANLDAFEAEDFDRMHEVSV from the coding sequence ATGAAAGTCGCCGTTTTCAGCAGCAAAGCCTACGACCAGCAATCGCTCGAAGCCGCCAATAAAGGTCGGCATCAGTTTAACTTTCTCGAACCGCATCTCACCCCGCAAACCGCCGCCCTCAGTCATGGATACGACGCGGTCTGCTGCTTCGTTAACGACAGCATCGATGCCGACACGCTGGCGGAACTCAAGCGCCAGGGCATCAAACTGATCGCCTTGCGTTGCGCCGGTTTCAACAACGTGGATCTGGCCGAAGCACAACGCCTGGGCATTCGCGTTGCCCGGGTTCCTGAATACTCACCCTTTGCAGTGGCTGAACACGCCGTCGCCTTGATTCTGGGTCTGAACCGCAACACTCATCGCGCCTTCAACCGGGTGCGGGAAAACGATTATTCGCTGCACGGTTTGCTCGGTTTCGACCTGCATGGAAAAACCGTCGGCGTAATTGGCACCGGTAAAATTGGCGCGGCCTTTGTACGCATCGTGGCTGGCTTTGGTTGCCGCGTCATTTGCAGCGATCCATACGTCAACAAAGAGGTCGAACAAGCCGGTGCGCGTTACGTGTCGTTGGAAGAAATCTGGGCGCAAAGCGACATCATTTCACTGCACTGCCCGTTGATGCCCGCCACCCGACATCTGATCAACGCCGACACCCTGGCGCAGATGAAACAAGGTGTGATGATCATCAACACCAGCCGTGGCGGTTTGATCGAAACCAAAGACGTAATTGATGCGTTGAAATCCGGTCAGGTGGGTTATTTGGGATTGGACGTGTACGAAGAAGAGGCGGATTTGTTTTTCGAAGACAATTCCGATGCCATCTTACGCGACGACACCTTTGCCCGATTGCTGACATTCCGCAATGTACTGGTCACCGGTCATCAGGCATTTTTCACACAGGAAGCCTTGGCCGCGATTGCAGACGTCACCCTGGCTAATCTGGATGCGTTCGAAGCTGAAGACTTCGACAGGATGCATGAAGTATCGGTCTAG
- a CDS encoding DUF3108 domain-containing protein, protein MTLSKRLSILVLLALPLITLAETLVPFTARMEVTRYGVVDVHADGELRLQQTDDGNWHYRLFAQARGVQLSEDSWFAVQDSDIRPQRYRAETKVLWSVDRTRLNFDYSGQRITGEADGDRVNLRLTEAVYDPLSYQLVLQQRLKAGERELEFDVFRIDEIDDFAFRVAGEERLRIAGGTVDTWIIDQTEPLLRKERKRIWIAPSLGFVPLRFTREYDGKLREEFRVTSLSINGEPVDFRE, encoded by the coding sequence ATGACCCTATCGAAACGTCTGAGCATTTTAGTGTTGCTGGCTTTGCCACTGATCACATTGGCAGAGACTTTGGTCCCTTTTACCGCCCGTATGGAAGTCACACGTTACGGTGTGGTCGATGTACACGCCGATGGCGAATTGCGGTTGCAACAAACCGATGACGGTAATTGGCATTACCGTTTATTCGCTCAGGCCCGCGGTGTTCAATTAAGCGAAGACAGCTGGTTCGCCGTTCAGGACTCAGACATTCGGCCACAACGTTACCGCGCTGAAACCAAAGTGCTGTGGTCTGTTGATCGGACCCGACTGAATTTCGATTATTCAGGCCAGCGAATTACCGGCGAAGCCGATGGCGATCGAGTCAATTTAAGATTGACCGAAGCTGTTTATGATCCGCTCAGCTATCAGTTGGTGTTGCAGCAACGACTCAAAGCCGGCGAACGGGAACTGGAATTTGATGTTTTCCGTATTGATGAAATCGACGATTTTGCCTTTCGGGTAGCTGGCGAAGAACGCTTGCGGATTGCCGGCGGCACAGTCGACACCTGGATCATTGATCAGACCGAGCCTCTGCTTAGGAAAGAAAGAAAACGCATCTGGATTGCGCCCAGCCTGGGATTTGTTCCATTGCGTTTTACGCGTGAATACGACGGGAAATTACGTGAAGAATTTCGCGTCACCAGCCTGAGCATTAACGGCGAGCCCGTAGATTTCAGAGAATAA
- a CDS encoding TetR/AcrR family transcriptional regulator translates to MTASQPSEPQKTARRADAKRSVDAILAAALAVFSSSGVDAPVREIANRAGVGVGTLYRHFPQRSDLIVAVFRSQVDACAAAAPQLAAEYAPAEALAQWVQRYADFIVTKRGLAAALHSGDPAYSALPAYFDAHLRPALQSLLDTAIAAKEVRDDVDPDELLRAVGNLCLSARQDRLDTARRMVALLVDGMRYGV, encoded by the coding sequence GTGACAGCGTCGCAACCCAGCGAACCGCAAAAAACGGCCCGGCGTGCCGATGCCAAACGCAGCGTGGACGCCATTCTGGCGGCGGCGTTGGCTGTCTTCTCAAGTTCCGGTGTGGATGCGCCGGTGCGTGAAATCGCCAACCGGGCCGGAGTAGGAGTAGGCACCTTGTACCGGCATTTTCCACAGCGCTCCGACCTGATCGTCGCGGTCTTCCGCAGCCAGGTGGATGCTTGTGCCGCCGCTGCGCCGCAACTGGCGGCCGAATACGCGCCGGCTGAAGCACTGGCGCAATGGGTGCAGCGCTATGCGGACTTTATTGTGACCAAGCGCGGCTTAGCCGCTGCATTGCATTCCGGTGATCCGGCTTACAGTGCGTTGCCGGCTTATTTCGATGCGCATCTGCGGCCGGCGTTGCAATCCTTGCTCGACACCGCCATCGCCGCCAAAGAAGTGCGCGACGATGTTGACCCCGACGAATTACTGCGGGCGGTTGGCAACCTCTGTTTATCTGCCCGGCAAGATCGATTGGACACCGCGCGCCGCATGGTCGCCTTGTTGGTCGATGGCATGCGTTATGGCGTGTGA
- the hda gene encoding DnaA regulatory inactivator Hda: protein MSVGQLPLGVTFREHAVFDDFLPGDNAQTLGALRHALARLDDSLIYLWGAPGSGLSHLLQASVHELQGQGLAVMYLPMADGLTYGPTALDGLDDMDVVALDDIDLIAGQPDWEEAVFHLFNRLRDSGKLLLVTSHASPLQQSIALPDLRSRLSWGLTFQVQPLSDEQKMDWLVWKARRRGLTLESEVAAFLIHRVARSMATLVEAFETLDERSLAEQRRLTIPFVKEALSL from the coding sequence ATGAGCGTTGGCCAACTGCCATTGGGCGTGACTTTCCGCGAACACGCCGTCTTCGACGATTTCCTGCCCGGCGACAACGCCCAGACGTTGGGCGCGTTGCGCCACGCCTTAGCTCGGCTGGACGACAGTCTGATCTATCTTTGGGGCGCCCCCGGTTCGGGCCTGAGTCATCTGCTGCAAGCCAGTGTCCATGAATTGCAGGGCCAGGGCCTGGCGGTAATGTATCTGCCGATGGCCGATGGCTTGACCTACGGCCCGACGGCGCTGGATGGCCTGGATGATATGGATGTGGTTGCGCTCGACGACATCGATCTCATCGCCGGCCAACCCGATTGGGAAGAAGCCGTCTTCCATCTGTTCAACCGATTGCGCGACAGCGGCAAATTGTTGCTGGTGACCAGCCACGCCAGCCCGTTGCAACAATCGATAGCCTTGCCCGATTTGCGCTCGCGTCTGAGTTGGGGGCTGACCTTTCAGGTGCAGCCGCTCAGCGACGAACAGAAGATGGACTGGCTGGTGTGGAAAGCACGCCGCCGCGGTTTGACGTTGGAATCTGAAGTGGCGGCTTTTTTGATTCATCGCGTCGCCCGTTCCATGGCGACCCTGGTCGAGGCGTTCGAAACACTTGATGAACGCTCACTGGCCGAACAACGACGTTTGACGATTCCGTTCGTCAAAGAAGCGTTGTCACTCTAA
- a CDS encoding DUF2066 domain-containing protein translates to MAVRILVAFCLSCLVVPAFAARTLDLYSEQAVLAQNAGQDDQDDAVAEALDRVLVRATGNANVTELEPIVAALENPNRFLSTFRFERSDVTLTNVLGESVPTKRMIMQFDRGAVEQLLIDNGLPVWGGKRPVTLIWLADRLDGDNHILSDSDRAASAEHLKEYANERGIPLTLPLMDLDDTLNVDFTDVYGLFADNLAAASERYQADAVVVGRLSRQGGEYQASFVFQLQDEHRNYQVSAGNRADLMSAVVDQISLRLANQYAVVLDPTLAGQLSLRITSVDNLATLAEVEQYLQSQNLITRVTLRQVEPNAVRFDLEISGSEAQLRDILALDDRLTQADGVLIDSRDNSELLYQWVAASAF, encoded by the coding sequence ATGGCCGTGCGAATTCTGGTCGCCTTTTGTTTGTCCTGTCTGGTGGTGCCGGCTTTTGCGGCGCGAACGCTGGATCTGTATTCCGAACAAGCTGTGCTGGCGCAGAACGCCGGCCAGGACGACCAGGATGACGCCGTGGCAGAAGCCCTGGACCGGGTTCTGGTCCGCGCCACCGGTAACGCCAATGTGACGGAGCTGGAACCCATCGTCGCTGCGCTGGAAAATCCCAATCGTTTTCTGTCGACCTTTCGCTTTGAGCGCAGCGACGTCACCCTGACCAACGTTCTGGGCGAGTCGGTGCCGACCAAACGCATGATCATGCAATTCGACCGCGGCGCCGTTGAGCAACTGTTGATCGACAACGGTTTGCCAGTCTGGGGCGGTAAGCGACCTGTCACACTGATCTGGTTGGCTGACCGGCTGGACGGCGATAACCACATTTTGTCCGACAGCGACCGCGCCGCGTCCGCTGAACATCTGAAGGAATACGCCAACGAACGTGGCATTCCGCTGACGCTGCCGTTGATGGATCTGGACGACACCCTGAATGTCGATTTTACCGACGTCTACGGCCTGTTTGCCGATAACCTGGCAGCCGCCTCCGAGCGCTATCAGGCTGACGCTGTAGTGGTCGGTCGGTTGTCGCGTCAGGGGGGCGAATACCAGGCGAGTTTTGTGTTTCAACTGCAGGACGAACACCGCAATTATCAGGTCAGCGCTGGCAACCGGGCCGACTTGATGTCCGCCGTGGTGGATCAGATTTCCCTGCGCCTGGCGAACCAGTATGCCGTCGTGCTCGACCCAACCCTGGCCGGTCAGTTGTCGTTGCGGATTACCTCAGTTGATAACCTGGCAACGCTGGCAGAGGTTGAGCAATACCTGCAATCGCAAAACCTCATCACCCGGGTGACGTTGCGTCAGGTTGAACCCAATGCGGTGCGCTTTGATCTGGAAATCAGCGGCAGCGAAGCGCAGTTGCGCGACATTCTGGCGTTGGATGATCGATTGACGCAGGCCGATGGCGTGTTGATCGACAGCCGCGACAACTCGGAATTGTTGTACCAATGGGTCGCAGCGAGCGCGTTCTGA
- a CDS encoding class I SAM-dependent methyltransferase codes for MKPEQIGQAYDRITHLWQSEDFNRNNGIAQHQRALTFFEFGDDKATALDVGCGCNGRLIDWLLAEGFQPEGVDVSAEMIRLSRERYPQLAFYHQDICQWEVPAQYDFITAWDSIWHIPLSEQNAVMTKLIAALNPGGVLIFSCGGTDEASEHTDDFMGPTVLYSSLGVAGFIALLGALDCRIRHFEFDQYPELHAYFIVQKA; via the coding sequence GTGAAACCTGAGCAAATTGGCCAAGCCTACGATCGCATAACGCATCTGTGGCAAAGCGAAGACTTCAATCGCAACAACGGCATTGCCCAACATCAAAGAGCGCTGACGTTCTTTGAGTTCGGTGATGACAAAGCGACCGCGTTAGACGTTGGCTGTGGCTGCAATGGGCGCTTGATTGACTGGTTGCTGGCCGAAGGTTTTCAGCCTGAAGGCGTCGACGTATCCGCTGAAATGATTCGGCTATCGCGTGAACGCTATCCGCAGCTGGCGTTTTATCACCAGGATATTTGTCAGTGGGAAGTGCCGGCCCAATACGACTTCATCACCGCCTGGGACAGCATCTGGCACATCCCGTTGAGCGAACAAAACGCCGTAATGACGAAACTGATTGCGGCGTTGAACCCCGGCGGAGTGCTGATTTTCTCTTGCGGCGGAACCGACGAAGCGAGTGAACACACCGATGATTTTATGGGACCGACGGTGCTGTATTCTTCATTGGGCGTGGCGGGTTTTATTGCGTTGTTAGGAGCATTGGATTGCCGGATACGTCACTTTGAATTCGATCAGTATCCGGAATTACACGCTTATTTTATTGTTCAGAAAGCTTAG